The following coding sequences are from one Arthrobacter sp. 24S4-2 window:
- a CDS encoding tRNA (adenine-N1)-methyltransferase — MSSETAANNITSGDTAGTTGVLPVGAARRRGPFREGERVQLTDERGRMNTITLEAGGAFHTHRGFLNHDEIIGMVDGSVVTNNVGQQYQTLRPLLSDFVLSMPRGAAVVYPKDAGQIVTMADIFPGARVVEAGVGSGALSISLLRAVGDNGYLHSFERREEFADIARGNVETIFGGPHPAWKISLGDFQEEVVRSEAPGSVDRVVLDMLAPWECLDAVATVLAPGGVWINYVATVTQLSRTAEAIRADGRFTEPDAWESMVRGWHLEGLAVRPDHRMVAHTGFLLVTRRLADGVTGISVKRRPSKTDFDEADVNAWTPGAVGERLVSDKKLRRAARDAIAGTNVKDDPEVTN, encoded by the coding sequence ATGAGCAGCGAAACTGCCGCCAACAACATCACGTCCGGCGACACCGCCGGCACGACCGGCGTCCTGCCGGTGGGCGCCGCGCGCCGCCGGGGACCGTTCCGCGAGGGCGAGCGGGTTCAGTTGACGGACGAGCGCGGCAGGATGAACACCATCACCCTGGAGGCCGGGGGAGCGTTCCATACGCACCGCGGCTTCCTGAACCACGATGAGATCATCGGCATGGTGGACGGGTCCGTTGTGACCAACAATGTGGGCCAGCAGTACCAAACACTCCGTCCGCTGCTCTCGGACTTCGTCCTCTCGATGCCGCGCGGCGCCGCCGTGGTCTACCCCAAGGACGCGGGCCAGATTGTCACCATGGCCGACATCTTCCCCGGCGCCCGCGTCGTGGAAGCCGGCGTGGGCTCCGGCGCGCTGTCGATTTCACTGCTTCGAGCCGTCGGTGACAACGGCTACCTGCACTCGTTCGAGCGGCGCGAAGAATTCGCGGACATTGCCCGCGGCAACGTCGAGACGATCTTCGGCGGACCGCACCCCGCCTGGAAGATCTCCCTCGGCGACTTCCAGGAGGAAGTGGTGCGCAGCGAAGCTCCGGGATCCGTGGACCGCGTGGTCCTGGACATGCTGGCACCCTGGGAATGCCTCGACGCCGTAGCGACGGTCCTGGCCCCCGGTGGCGTGTGGATCAACTACGTGGCCACGGTGACCCAGCTGTCCCGTACGGCCGAAGCCATCCGGGCCGATGGCCGATTCACGGAGCCCGATGCCTGGGAGTCCATGGTCCGAGGCTGGCACTTGGAAGGTTTGGCCGTGCGGCCTGACCACCGCATGGTTGCCCACACAGGATTCCTGCTGGTCACCCGCCGGCTTGCAGACGGCGTCACAGGCATCTCCGTGAAGCGCCGGCCCTCCAAAACCGACTTTGACGAGGCAGACGTCAACGCCTGGACACCCGGCGCCGTCGGTGAGCGGCTCGTGTCCGACAAGAAACTCCGTCGGGCTGCCCGCGACGCCATCGCCGGAACCAATGTCAAGGACGACCCGGAGGTCACGAACTAG
- the arc gene encoding proteasome ATPase → METPNNDSSRTPDEAIGPPEPENVRYAANELSVADRQVNILRDKLRHIDRQLAAATQNNSKLVGMLETAKAEILRLKNALDQEGQPPYSFGTILQLNPKRQPTAGNSGQAATEESVDIFNAGRKMRVGVSPLVNINQLAVGQEVLLNEALLVVAGLGYERAGELVTLKEMLGTDRALVVGRADEERVIRLSGALMSEKLRVGDALSIDSRTGYALEKVPRSEVENLVLEEVPDITYEDIGGLGPQIEQIRDAVELPFLHPDLYREHGLKAPKGILLYGPPGCGKTLIAKAVANSLAARAAERTGNVDLKSYFLNIKGPELLDKYVGETERHIRLIFSRAREKASDGSPVVVFFDEMDSLFRTRGTGISSDVETTIVPQLLSEIDGVERLDNVIVIGASNREDMIDPAILRPGRLDVKVKIQRPDAEAAADIFYKYITTDLPFHETDLAEHDGDVQATVDAMIQRTVEAMYSTEKSNEYLEVTYANGDTEMLYFKDFNSGAVVQNVVDRAKKYAIKDLLTTQQKGLRIDHLLRAVVDEFREHEDMPNTTNPDDWARISGKKGERITYIRTIVQGKAGQEPGKSIETMPNTGQYL, encoded by the coding sequence ATGGAGACTCCGAACAACGACTCCTCACGGACACCGGACGAGGCCATAGGGCCACCGGAGCCTGAGAATGTCCGCTACGCGGCCAACGAACTGTCAGTTGCCGACCGCCAGGTGAACATCCTCCGGGATAAACTTCGGCACATTGACCGTCAGCTTGCGGCCGCGACGCAGAACAATTCAAAACTCGTCGGCATGCTGGAGACCGCCAAGGCGGAGATCCTGCGGCTGAAGAACGCACTGGACCAGGAAGGCCAGCCGCCGTACAGCTTCGGCACTATTTTGCAGCTTAATCCAAAGCGGCAACCCACCGCGGGCAACAGCGGGCAGGCCGCCACGGAAGAGTCCGTTGACATCTTCAACGCCGGCCGCAAGATGCGCGTCGGCGTGAGCCCGCTGGTAAACATAAACCAGCTTGCCGTCGGTCAGGAAGTCCTGCTGAACGAAGCCCTCCTGGTGGTGGCCGGCCTCGGTTATGAGCGGGCCGGGGAACTGGTCACGCTCAAGGAAATGCTCGGTACCGACCGCGCCCTCGTAGTGGGACGCGCGGACGAGGAACGTGTGATCCGCCTTTCCGGGGCGCTGATGTCAGAGAAGCTTCGTGTCGGTGATGCGTTGTCCATCGACTCACGGACGGGCTATGCGCTGGAGAAGGTTCCGCGCTCCGAAGTGGAAAACCTCGTCCTTGAGGAAGTTCCGGATATCACGTACGAGGACATCGGTGGGCTGGGGCCCCAGATTGAGCAGATCCGTGATGCCGTGGAGCTGCCGTTCCTGCACCCTGACCTGTACCGTGAACACGGGCTGAAGGCGCCCAAGGGGATCCTTCTCTACGGCCCTCCGGGGTGCGGAAAAACCCTGATCGCCAAGGCCGTGGCCAATTCCCTGGCCGCAAGGGCCGCCGAGCGCACCGGAAACGTGGACCTGAAGAGCTACTTCCTCAATATCAAGGGTCCGGAACTCCTGGACAAATACGTCGGCGAGACGGAGCGGCACATCCGGCTGATCTTCTCGCGGGCACGCGAAAAGGCCTCCGACGGCAGCCCCGTTGTGGTGTTCTTCGACGAGATGGATTCCCTGTTCCGCACCCGCGGCACCGGCATCTCCTCCGACGTCGAAACAACCATCGTCCCCCAGCTGCTCAGCGAGATCGACGGCGTCGAACGCTTGGACAACGTCATCGTCATCGGTGCATCCAACCGCGAGGACATGATTGACCCGGCCATCCTGCGCCCGGGCAGGCTTGACGTGAAGGTCAAGATCCAGCGGCCCGACGCCGAGGCTGCCGCCGACATCTTCTACAAGTACATCACCACCGACCTTCCGTTCCATGAGACAGACCTCGCCGAACACGACGGGGACGTGCAGGCCACGGTTGACGCCATGATCCAGCGCACGGTCGAAGCGATGTACTCCACCGAGAAGTCCAACGAATACCTCGAGGTGACCTACGCCAACGGGGATACCGAAATGCTGTACTTCAAGGACTTCAACTCCGGTGCCGTGGTCCAGAACGTGGTGGACCGGGCCAAAAAGTACGCCATCAAGGATCTCCTGACCACGCAGCAGAAGGGCCTTCGCATCGACCACCTGCTACGCGCCGTCGTCGACGAGTTCCGCGAACACGAGGATATGCCGAACACCACCAACCCTGACGACTGGGCCCGCATCTCCGGCAAGAAGGGCGAGCGCATCACCTACATCCGCACCATCGTGCAGGGCAAGGCGGGACAGGAGCCCGGCAAGTCCATCGAGACCATGCCCAATACGGGCCAGTACCTGTGA
- the dop gene encoding depupylase/deamidase Dop, protein MRVMGSETEYGIHAPSAPGANATMMSARVIQAYAQLTRQRAAGGAETRWDYTDEEPLHDARGWTLERNQADPSQLTDQPPVLDAEAVALAYGRDELERDGEDEAGSLLMNMVLGNGARLYVDHAHPEYSSPEVTNPTDAVIWDAAGDVVALSAVRRMAADPQLPPVNLYKNNTDNKSVSYGSHENYLMPRSVPFGDIVRGLTPFFITRQIMCGAGRVGLGQDSSRAGYQISQRADFFEAEVGLETTIRRPIINTRDEPHATADKYRRLHVIIGDANLSQAANYLKFGTTAMVLSLIEAGLAPRVEVHEPVAALQTVSHDTSLTATLRLVDGRRVTALDLQWIYHEAAAKLAQDTGVGDAVDGDGHTHSLLERWAATLTDLDGDRTAAASSVEWLAKLTLLEGYRQRDGLEWNDARLGLVDLQWADVRPEKGLYYRMLARGRMDTIVDEQAIARAVTEPPSDTRAYFRGRCVSSFSKDVVGASWDSVIFDVPGHGRLQRVPTREPLRGTEALTGGLFARHKAAGPFLSELLGQTALRHRHKAPH, encoded by the coding sequence ATGCGGGTGATGGGATCGGAGACGGAATACGGCATCCATGCGCCGTCCGCCCCGGGCGCCAATGCCACAATGATGTCCGCCCGCGTGATCCAGGCTTATGCCCAGCTGACACGCCAGCGTGCAGCCGGCGGCGCAGAAACGCGCTGGGACTACACGGATGAGGAACCGCTCCACGATGCCCGCGGGTGGACGCTGGAGCGGAACCAGGCGGATCCCAGCCAGCTGACGGACCAGCCACCCGTCTTGGACGCCGAGGCCGTCGCCCTGGCCTACGGGCGCGACGAGCTGGAGCGGGACGGCGAGGACGAAGCGGGCTCGCTCCTGATGAACATGGTGCTTGGAAACGGTGCGCGCCTTTACGTGGACCATGCCCATCCTGAGTACTCCAGCCCCGAGGTCACCAACCCCACTGACGCCGTCATTTGGGACGCCGCCGGCGACGTCGTGGCACTGTCAGCGGTCCGCCGGATGGCCGCCGACCCCCAGCTACCACCCGTGAACCTCTACAAGAACAACACCGACAACAAGTCGGTGTCCTACGGTTCGCACGAGAACTACCTCATGCCCCGGTCGGTGCCCTTCGGTGACATAGTCCGCGGGCTCACGCCGTTCTTCATCACCCGCCAGATCATGTGCGGCGCCGGCCGGGTGGGCCTGGGCCAGGACAGTTCCCGCGCGGGATACCAGATCAGCCAGCGGGCGGACTTCTTCGAGGCCGAGGTCGGACTGGAGACCACCATCCGTCGGCCCATCATCAACACCCGCGACGAGCCCCACGCCACAGCGGACAAATACCGCCGGCTGCACGTGATCATCGGTGATGCCAACCTCAGCCAGGCCGCCAACTACCTGAAGTTCGGCACAACGGCCATGGTGCTCAGCCTGATTGAGGCAGGCCTCGCCCCGCGCGTGGAGGTCCACGAGCCCGTGGCTGCACTGCAGACCGTCAGCCACGACACCTCGCTGACGGCCACCCTGCGCCTGGTGGACGGGCGCCGGGTAACGGCCCTGGACCTGCAATGGATTTACCACGAGGCGGCCGCCAAGCTCGCCCAGGACACCGGGGTGGGCGATGCTGTGGACGGCGACGGGCATACGCACTCCCTCCTGGAACGCTGGGCCGCGACGCTGACCGATCTCGACGGCGACCGGACGGCCGCGGCGTCGTCCGTTGAGTGGCTGGCAAAGCTCACGCTGCTGGAAGGCTACCGGCAACGCGACGGACTGGAATGGAATGATGCCAGGCTTGGGCTCGTCGACCTGCAATGGGCGGACGTCAGGCCCGAAAAGGGGCTGTATTACCGGATGCTGGCACGCGGCCGGATGGACACGATTGTGGACGAGCAGGCCATCGCCCGGGCGGTGACCGAACCGCCGTCGGACACGCGGGCCTATTTCCGCGGACGCTGCGTCAGCAGCTTCAGCAAGGACGTGGTCGGCGCCAGCTGGGACTCGGTGATCTTCGACGTCCCCGGCCACGGACGGCTCCAACGGGTGCCCACGCGCGAGCCGCTGCGGGGCACGGAAGCCCTCACCGGAGGCCTGTTCGCCAGGCACAAAGCCGCCGGTCCGTTCCTGTCCGAACTGCTTGGGCAAACAGCCCTCCGCCACCGGCATAAAGCACCCCACTAG
- the prcA gene encoding proteasome subunit alpha encodes MTQQFYVSPEQLMKDRADFARKGIARGRSVVVISCEEGIALVAENPSPSLHKIGEIYDKIAFAAVGKYNEFESLRQAGVRYADVRGYSYDREDVTARGLASVYAQSLGAVFTAEQKPFEVELAVAEVGSGPADDHLYRLTFDGSIADEKRFIVMGGQADKVSETVEGGWQRELNFSGAIRLAMKGLVTDKEAGELPASALEVAVLDRDSESNRGSRRAFRRLDDDEIAALLSEEN; translated from the coding sequence ATGACCCAACAGTTCTATGTGTCGCCCGAACAGCTGATGAAGGACCGTGCGGACTTCGCACGGAAGGGAATTGCGCGGGGCCGCTCGGTAGTGGTGATCAGCTGTGAGGAGGGGATCGCCCTCGTAGCGGAAAACCCCTCTCCTTCGCTGCATAAAATCGGCGAGATCTACGACAAAATCGCCTTCGCCGCCGTCGGCAAGTACAACGAATTCGAAAGCCTGCGCCAGGCGGGTGTCCGGTACGCGGACGTCCGGGGCTACTCCTACGACCGTGAGGATGTAACGGCCAGGGGGCTCGCCAGTGTTTACGCCCAAAGCCTGGGCGCCGTGTTCACTGCGGAACAAAAACCGTTCGAAGTGGAACTTGCCGTCGCGGAGGTGGGAAGCGGCCCGGCCGACGACCACCTGTACAGGCTGACGTTCGACGGCTCGATCGCTGACGAAAAACGCTTCATTGTGATGGGCGGTCAGGCGGACAAAGTATCCGAGACCGTGGAAGGCGGGTGGCAGCGGGAGCTCAACTTCTCCGGCGCAATCAGACTCGCCATGAAAGGACTGGTCACCGACAAGGAGGCCGGCGAGCTGCCGGCCTCCGCCCTCGAGGTGGCCGTACTGGACCGCGATTCGGAAAGCAACCGGGGATCCCGGCGGGCATTCCGGCGCCTGGACGACGACGAAATCGCCGCCCTGCTCTCTGAGGAGAACTGA
- a CDS encoding ubiquitin-like protein Pup → MAGQEQQQPQSRDSEIEDDAPATPPAAGDAQASAATQGVDDLLDEIDGVLESNAEEFVRAFVQKGGQ, encoded by the coding sequence ATGGCAGGCCAGGAGCAGCAGCAGCCGCAGTCCCGGGACAGCGAGATCGAAGACGACGCCCCCGCGACGCCGCCCGCAGCTGGCGACGCCCAGGCGTCCGCAGCCACCCAGGGCGTGGACGATCTGCTCGACGAAATTGACGGCGTCCTCGAATCCAACGCCGAAGAGTTCGTCCGGGCGTTCGTCCAAAAGGGCGGCCAGTAG
- a CDS encoding site-2 protease family protein — translation MTEPKGGGDQTVASGRREGISLGRIAGIRVVLAYSWFIIAAFTVIVYGPVLEGQYPDMGIAAYYVAFAYALLLLISVLVHELAHALTAKIFNWPTEKIVLNLWGGHTQFEGFTATPGRSVLVALAGPAANFVLAGAGWLFISAADPTGVVGILSNIFVWANLLIGIFNVLPGLPLDGGRLVESAVWKATGSQEKGTVAAGWAGRIIVIALAVWFVLLPLLRGDRPDVSLMLITVLVGSFLWMGASASIQHGRLRGRLHLVNAAALAEPAIGIPESATVAEILQLAPSGTPAVILCGPDGRPAGIVDTAAVASVPVGAAAQTPATAVSHALSAGAYVPEWSQGQELVQYLAQLEGHEYAVVDHRGKVTGLLRQASVVRAITGKEMRRSGRASAQNR, via the coding sequence TTGACTGAGCCTAAGGGCGGCGGGGACCAGACGGTCGCCAGCGGCCGCAGGGAAGGAATATCACTGGGCCGCATCGCAGGAATCCGCGTGGTGCTGGCGTATTCGTGGTTCATCATCGCGGCCTTCACCGTGATTGTGTACGGCCCGGTCCTTGAGGGCCAATACCCGGACATGGGCATCGCCGCTTACTACGTGGCCTTCGCCTATGCCTTGCTGCTGCTGATCTCCGTGCTGGTTCATGAGCTGGCACACGCCCTGACGGCCAAGATTTTCAACTGGCCCACCGAAAAGATCGTCTTGAACCTCTGGGGCGGCCACACCCAGTTCGAAGGGTTCACCGCCACACCGGGCCGTTCGGTGCTGGTGGCGCTGGCCGGGCCGGCGGCGAACTTCGTCCTGGCCGGCGCCGGCTGGCTGTTCATTTCAGCGGCCGACCCGACAGGCGTGGTTGGGATCCTCTCCAACATCTTTGTTTGGGCGAACCTTCTGATCGGCATCTTCAACGTCCTGCCAGGGCTTCCCTTAGACGGCGGACGCCTCGTTGAGTCCGCCGTCTGGAAAGCCACCGGCAGCCAGGAAAAGGGCACCGTGGCCGCGGGCTGGGCGGGCAGGATCATCGTCATTGCGCTGGCAGTCTGGTTTGTCCTGCTCCCTTTGCTGCGCGGTGACCGCCCGGACGTTTCGCTCATGCTGATCACGGTGCTGGTGGGCAGCTTCCTCTGGATGGGCGCCTCCGCCTCGATCCAGCACGGACGCCTCCGCGGCCGGCTGCACCTTGTAAACGCTGCTGCGCTGGCCGAACCCGCAATCGGGATACCGGAGTCCGCCACCGTGGCGGAAATTCTCCAGCTTGCGCCTTCAGGGACCCCGGCAGTCATTCTGTGCGGACCGGATGGCAGGCCCGCGGGGATCGTGGACACGGCCGCCGTCGCCTCGGTTCCCGTCGGAGCCGCAGCGCAAACGCCGGCCACCGCCGTCTCGCATGCCCTCAGCGCCGGAGCCTACGTGCCGGAATGGTCCCAGGGCCAGGAACTGGTGCAGTACCTCGCCCAGCTCGAAGGGCACGAGTACGCCGTGGTAGATCACCGTGGCAAAGTGACCGGCCTCCTGCGGCAGGCCAGCGTGGTCAGGGCCATTACGGGCAAGGAAATGCGCCGCAGCGGGCGCGCCAGCGCCCAGAACCGGTAG
- a CDS encoding HAD family phosphatase: MDGTIVDTEPYWIEAEHVLVAAHGGEWSHAQAMQLVGQSLVFSAGILQDAGVKLEKREIIDTLTAQVISRVRTSVPWRPGARELLDQLHESGVRCALVTMSEGPLAREVVASLPKPYFEFLVTGDTVTNGKPHPEAYLKAVELLRQQDPDLTIDECVALEDSAPGVAAAMASGVVTVAIPHIVPLPADPARATWHSLEGRTVADLQELVTRGNEFPAGDIGLEDAAVGSHGLD, encoded by the coding sequence ATGGATGGCACCATCGTCGACACCGAACCGTACTGGATCGAAGCCGAGCATGTGCTCGTCGCGGCCCATGGCGGAGAGTGGTCGCATGCCCAGGCCATGCAGCTCGTTGGGCAGTCCCTGGTTTTCTCCGCAGGCATCCTCCAGGACGCCGGGGTGAAGCTTGAAAAACGCGAAATCATCGACACACTGACGGCCCAGGTCATCAGCAGGGTCCGCACGTCCGTGCCGTGGCGGCCGGGTGCGCGTGAATTGCTGGACCAGCTCCACGAGTCAGGTGTCCGCTGCGCCCTGGTGACGATGTCCGAGGGACCGCTCGCGCGCGAGGTCGTGGCGAGCCTGCCCAAGCCCTACTTTGAATTCCTGGTGACGGGGGACACCGTCACCAACGGCAAGCCGCACCCCGAGGCATACCTGAAGGCTGTCGAGCTTTTGAGGCAACAGGATCCGGACCTCACGATCGACGAATGCGTTGCGCTGGAAGACTCGGCCCCGGGCGTGGCCGCTGCGATGGCGTCAGGCGTTGTGACGGTGGCTATTCCGCACATCGTCCCGCTGCCCGCGGATCCCGCCCGGGCCACCTGGCATTCCCTCGAAGGACGCACCGTGGCAGACCTCCAGGAGCTGGTCACCCGAGGCAACGAATTCCCGGCCGGGGATATCGGCCTTGAAGACGCCGCAGTGGGGAGCCACGGCCTTGACTGA
- the prcB gene encoding proteasome subunit beta, whose protein sequence is MQDTTANQVAANATSSFTEHLQRNRPGLLPYNQSLPATSAGTQPLQVPHATTIVSLTYGGGVLMAGDRRATMGNIIASRHIEKVFPADRYSVLGIAGTAGIAIDLTRLFQVELEHYEKIEGTLLSLEGKANRLGAMIRGNLPMAMQGLAVVPLFAGFDLPAGIGRLFSYDVTGGRYEEQEHHAVGSGAMFARGALKKLWRPGLTEAEAVAVAVEALYDAADDDSATGGPDPVRQLWPVVYTVGRTGARRVPENDLAAVAGAIIEARTTARREA, encoded by the coding sequence GTGCAGGACACAACAGCCAACCAGGTAGCTGCCAACGCGACGTCATCATTCACTGAACACCTCCAACGCAACAGGCCCGGCCTACTTCCCTACAACCAGTCGCTACCCGCTACGTCGGCCGGCACCCAGCCACTCCAGGTTCCGCATGCCACCACCATTGTGTCGCTGACCTATGGCGGGGGAGTCCTGATGGCCGGTGACCGCCGGGCCACCATGGGCAACATCATCGCGAGTAGGCACATTGAAAAGGTCTTTCCGGCCGACCGATATTCGGTGCTGGGAATAGCGGGCACCGCAGGCATTGCCATAGACCTCACGCGGCTGTTCCAGGTGGAACTTGAACACTACGAAAAGATCGAAGGAACCCTGCTGAGCCTCGAAGGCAAGGCCAACCGGCTCGGTGCCATGATCCGCGGCAACCTGCCGATGGCAATGCAGGGGCTCGCCGTGGTACCGCTCTTCGCCGGCTTTGACCTGCCGGCCGGCATTGGCCGGCTCTTTTCATACGATGTCACCGGCGGACGGTATGAAGAGCAGGAACACCACGCCGTGGGGTCGGGCGCGATGTTTGCCCGCGGCGCCCTCAAGAAGCTCTGGCGGCCTGGACTCACCGAAGCAGAGGCGGTGGCAGTGGCCGTCGAGGCGCTCTATGACGCCGCGGACGACGACTCGGCAACCGGCGGACCGGACCCGGTCCGCCAGCTGTGGCCGGTTGTCTACACGGTGGGCAGGACCGGCGCGAGGCGGGTGCCCGAAAACGACCTGGCCGCCGTGGCCGGGGCGATCATCGAAGCCAGAACCACAGCGCGGCGGGAGGCCTGA
- the mshC gene encoding cysteine--1-D-myo-inosityl 2-amino-2-deoxy-alpha-D-glucopyranoside ligase yields the protein MKSWISRPVPQLPGRMPAVRIFDSAKAAYSTLEATGEQSLYVCGITPYDATHMGHAASYVAFDLLNRAWRDGGQRVAYVQNVTDVDDPLLERATATGVDWRELAASQIELFQTDMEALNVLAPDHYVGAVESVPDIVPAIERLLDLGLAYRVAGAAGEPDGDVYYDVEAASKRSADAGAWTLGSVSGLSETEMLELFAERGGDPGRSGKRQALDPLLWRMARDGEPSWPGGELGEGRPGWHIECTVIAQKYLPAPFTVQGGGSDLAFPHHEMGAGHAYSLTGVPLARHFAHAGMVGLDGEKMSKSKGNLVLVSKLRAAGEEPAAIRLAILAHHYRSDWSWTEEGFAEAKARLETWRRALSAAQEGSAAELVAEMRTELSNDLNAPGALAAVDRWAANSLKQPEAGSAMDQALVSDAVNSLLGVEL from the coding sequence GTGAAATCCTGGATCTCCCGCCCTGTCCCTCAGCTCCCGGGCCGCATGCCCGCCGTTCGGATTTTCGACTCCGCCAAGGCGGCCTACAGCACCCTTGAGGCCACGGGCGAACAGTCCCTCTATGTCTGCGGCATCACCCCCTACGACGCCACCCACATGGGCCACGCGGCCAGCTATGTAGCGTTCGACCTGCTGAACCGCGCCTGGCGGGATGGCGGCCAACGTGTTGCCTATGTCCAGAACGTGACCGACGTCGATGACCCCCTCCTCGAGCGGGCAACCGCCACAGGAGTGGACTGGCGCGAGCTGGCGGCCAGCCAGATCGAGCTCTTCCAGACCGACATGGAAGCCCTTAACGTCCTGGCCCCCGACCATTACGTCGGCGCGGTCGAATCCGTCCCGGACATTGTTCCGGCCATTGAGCGGCTGCTCGATCTCGGCCTTGCGTACCGGGTCGCCGGTGCTGCCGGGGAACCCGACGGCGACGTTTATTACGACGTCGAAGCCGCCAGCAAACGGTCGGCCGATGCCGGCGCGTGGACGCTGGGATCCGTTTCCGGGCTCTCGGAGACCGAAATGCTGGAACTCTTCGCGGAGCGCGGCGGAGACCCCGGACGGAGCGGCAAGCGCCAGGCCCTGGATCCGCTCCTCTGGCGCATGGCCCGCGACGGCGAGCCCAGCTGGCCCGGCGGGGAACTGGGGGAGGGCCGGCCCGGCTGGCACATCGAGTGCACGGTGATCGCCCAGAAGTACCTGCCCGCACCGTTCACGGTCCAGGGCGGTGGATCCGACCTCGCCTTCCCGCACCACGAGATGGGTGCCGGGCATGCGTATTCGTTGACCGGTGTTCCCCTGGCCCGCCACTTCGCCCACGCCGGAATGGTGGGCCTCGACGGCGAAAAAATGAGCAAATCCAAGGGCAACCTGGTGCTCGTGTCCAAACTTCGGGCCGCCGGCGAAGAGCCCGCTGCCATCCGGCTTGCCATCCTCGCCCACCACTACCGCAGTGACTGGTCCTGGACCGAGGAAGGCTTCGCCGAGGCCAAGGCCAGGCTGGAAACCTGGCGCAGGGCCCTGTCTGCGGCCCAGGAAGGATCGGCGGCAGAACTCGTGGCGGAGATGCGGACCGAACTGTCGAACGATCTCAATGCCCCCGGCGCCCTCGCAGCCGTGGACCGCTGGGCCGCGAACTCCCTGAAGCAGCCGGAAGCCGGATCCGCGATGGACCAGGCGCTGGTCAGCGACGCCGTCAACTCCCTGCTCGGCGTCGAACTCTAA
- a CDS encoding PAC2 family protein: protein MNSFEGDTTEPGATPEPERLLQPVPDGQRITVMLAAFEGWNDAGEAASDALRYLNKLWGGKKVASIDADEYYDFQFTRPTIRRTSTGERKIKWPSTRIYKASAPDANVDVIFVQGTEPSYKWRAYTAELLVHAEALHVDYVILVGALLADVPHSRPIPVSTSTDDGALRERMNLEASQYEGPVGIVGVLSEVALLAGLPTVSLWAAVPHYVAQAPSPKAQLALLHKIEELLQVPLDTHELAEEADAWERGVDELATEDPEIAAYVRQLEEAKDTADLPEASGESIAREFERYLKRRGKDKQ, encoded by the coding sequence ATGAATAGCTTCGAGGGAGACACCACTGAACCGGGTGCCACGCCCGAGCCGGAACGGCTGTTGCAGCCCGTGCCTGATGGTCAGCGCATCACCGTGATGCTGGCCGCATTTGAAGGCTGGAACGATGCCGGGGAAGCCGCAAGCGACGCCCTTCGCTACCTGAACAAACTTTGGGGCGGCAAGAAGGTGGCCTCAATTGACGCCGACGAATACTACGATTTCCAGTTCACCAGGCCCACTATCCGCCGGACGTCGACCGGGGAACGCAAGATCAAGTGGCCGTCCACCCGGATCTACAAGGCAAGCGCCCCCGACGCGAATGTCGATGTGATTTTTGTCCAGGGCACGGAGCCGTCCTATAAGTGGCGGGCCTACACGGCAGAGCTGCTGGTCCATGCTGAGGCACTGCATGTGGATTACGTCATCCTCGTGGGTGCACTGCTCGCGGACGTTCCGCACAGCCGGCCCATCCCCGTCAGCACCTCCACGGACGACGGCGCGTTGCGGGAACGTATGAACCTTGAAGCCTCGCAGTATGAAGGACCGGTGGGGATCGTCGGAGTGCTTTCGGAGGTGGCGCTGCTGGCGGGGCTGCCGACAGTATCGCTCTGGGCAGCTGTTCCGCACTATGTTGCCCAGGCTCCTTCACCGAAAGCCCAGCTGGCCCTGCTGCACAAGATCGAGGAGCTGCTCCAGGTGCCGTTGGACACGCACGAACTGGCCGAAGAGGCGGATGCCTGGGAACGCGGGGTGGATGAGTTGGCCACCGAGGATCCCGAGATTGCCGCCTATGTCCGGCAGCTGGAGGAAGCGAAGGACACGGCCGACCTGCCTGAGGCGAGCGGCGAGTCCATCGCCCGCGAGTTCGAGCGATACCTTAAGCGCCGCGGCAAGGACAAACAGTAG